A genomic window from Eriocheir sinensis breed Jianghai 21 chromosome 9, ASM2467909v1, whole genome shotgun sequence includes:
- the LOC126996313 gene encoding uncharacterized protein LOC126996313 — MYTLLKRMRRKTRKAKERSVWVRPYLTRRAWVRPYLTRRASHGHYDNLMRELALEDPQLYRNFLRLDEGQFNQIVERVRPRLQRETTFWRKPSDVGLRVAITLRFLATGETYKSLSYAFRVASNTISKLVPETCRAIVAEFGDEVMQLPTTPEGWKEIASGFAERWNFPHTVGAIDGKHIRITNPALGGSNYFNYKRYFSIVLLAVVDYDYRFTYMDVGAVGSESDAGVFAQSRLSALLDTAEANLPPSEPFLEDPSGPPMPYFLVGDDAFALRPWLLKPYPCRGLTHDERIYNYRLSRARRVVENAFGILANRFRVMHSPIMLKHDRVEAVVMAACVLHNMLRSGYTSSGEFDTEDPQSHDVIPGAWRNDRPLDDIPNLPGGNWSSHSGKDVRNYMRDYCTSPTGSVAWQEAKI, encoded by the exons ATGTACACCCTActcaagaggatgaggaggaaaacgaggaaggccAAGGAACGCAGTGTGTGGGTACGGCCATACCTCACACGCCGTGCGTGGGTACGGCCATACCTCACACGCCGTGCCTCACATGGACATTATGACAACCTAATGAGGGAGCTCGCCCTTGAAGACCCACAGCTATACAGGAACTTCCTCCGCCTAGACGAGGGACAATTCAACCAGATCGTGGAGCGGGTGCGGCCACGTCTTCAGAGGGAGACAACATTCTGGAGGAAGCCCTCGGATGTTGGTCTACGTGTGGCTATCACCCTGAGGTTCCTGGCTACCGGCGAAACATACAAGAGCCTCAGCTATGCCTTCCGTGTTGCATCCAATACTATCAGCAAGCTGGTACCGGAGACGTGTAGGGCCATAGTCGCAGAGTTTGGGGACGAGGTTATGCAACTACCTACCACACCTGAGGGCTGGAAGGAGATCGCCAGTGGCTTCGCAGAGAGATGGAATTTTCCCCACACCGTAGGAGCTATTGACGGGAAGCACATCAGAATCACGAACCCTGCGCTAGGAGGCTCCAACTACTTCAACTACAAACGCTACTTCTCCATCGTCCTGCTAGCAGTTGTTGACTATGACTACCGGTTTACGTATATGGACGTGGGCGCCGTGGGCTCCGAGTCTGACGCAGGTGTCTTTGCCCAATCACGCCTGTCAGCACTGCTAGACACTGCAGAAGCAAACCTCCCCCCTTCAGAGCCCTTTCTAGAGGATCCCAGCGGACCCCCCATGCCGTACTTTCTAGTTGGGGACGACGCCTTTGCCCTCCGACCCTGGCTACTGAAGCCGTACCCCTGCCGTGGCCTAACCCATGATGAACGGATATACAACTACAGACTCAGCCGGGCACGTCGCGTGGTGGAAAACGCTTTCGGGATACTAGCGAATAG GTTCAGAGTAATGCATTCACCCATTATGCTGAAGCACGACCGTGTCGAGGCCGTGGTGATGGCTGCCTGTGTGCTCCACAACATGCTGCGGTCTGGCTATACATCGAGCGGTGAGTTCGACACCGAGGACCCACAGTCCCATGACGTGATCCCTGGCGCCTGGAGGAATGACCGCCCCCTCGATGACATCCCCAACCTACCAGGTGGCAACTGGTCGTCACATAGTGGCAAGGACGTGCGGAACTACATGCGGGATTACTGCACCTCACCCACAGGCAGTGTTGCCTGGCAGGAGGCCAAGATCTAA